The genomic DNA cccccccaaaataaagtctgacactgtttccactgtttccccatctatttcccatgaagcaatgggaccagatgccatgatcttcattttctgaatgttgagctttaggccaactttttcactctcctctttcactttcatcaagaggctctttagctcctcttcactttctgccataagggtggtgtcatctgcatatctgaggttcttgatatttctcctggcaatcttaattccagcttgtgtttcttccagtccagtgtttctcatgatgtattctgcatataagttaaataagcagggtgacaatatacagccttgacgtactcttttcccaatttaaaccagtctgttgttccatgtccagttctaactgttgcttcctgacctgcatacagatttctcaagaggcaggtcaggtggtctggtatttccatctctttcagaattttccacagcttattgtgatccacacagtcaagggctttggcatagtcaataaagcagaaatagatgttttttctagaactctcttgctttttccatgatccagtggatgttggcaatttgatctctggttcctctgccttttctaaaaccagcttgaacatctggaagttcatggttcacgtattgctgaagcctggcttggagaattttgagcattactttactagcgtgtgagatgagtgcaattgtgcagcagtttgaacattcttttgcattgcctttctttgggattgaaatgaaaacggaccttttccagtcctgtggacactgctgagttttccaaatttgctggcatgttgagtgcagcactttcacagcatcatctttcaggatttgaaatagctcaactggaattccatcacctccactagctttgttcatagtgatgctttctaaagtccacttgatttcacattccaggatgtctggctctagatgagtgatcacaccatcatgattatctgggtcgtgaagatcctttttgtacagttcttctgtgtattcctgccacctcttcttaatatcttctgcttctgttaggtctataccgtttctgtcctttatcaagcccatctttgcatgaaatgttcccttggtatctctgattttcttgaagagatctctagtctttcccattctgttgttttcctctatttctttgcgttgatcgctgaagaagactttcttatctctccttgctattctttggaactctgcattcagatgggtgtatctttccttttctcctttgctttttgcctctcttcttttcatagctatttgtaaggcctccccagacagacagTTTTTTCAGAGTCCAACATGATATTCTGTTTCATTCCTGGCATTGTGAatttatttcatctctttttttccttatcaaTATTGATAGAAGTTAGTGAATTTAATAGTCAAGTTAGTTAATGATATTTTCAAGTAGCAAACTATATGCTTCAttgattttaactttatttttctgactttagTTTCATTATCTTCTCCTCTTTGTCATTCCCTTTCTTCTACTAATGAAATAGTAGCCATTGTAggaattatcagttcagttcagttcaggtgctcagtcatgtccaactctttgcgaccccgtggactgcaagacacctggcttccctgtccatcacaaactcctggagcttactgttATTCTTTTTCTAGATTTCTCAGATGAGAGATTGGAATATTGCTtggatatttttcctcttttctaatgtATGTATTGAGTGCTCTAAATTACCCTTTCAACAATACTTTATTGTGTTCCAGAAATTATGAtacattgaattttatttttagtcaaagtatattttaaattttccttgcGACATCCTCTTTGACTCATGGATTATTTACAAGTGTCTTGCTTACTTTCCAAATGTTTGTAGGTTTtcctgttcttttaaaattttttattcattgtcAGATTCTGTTGTAGTTGGAAAATACACAGTATATGCTTTTGATCTTTTTGAAATACTTAGGTTTCTTTTATGGCTCAGGATAATTCTTGTTATAGGTATATGTTTCATGtatacatgaaaaaaagaatgtatattctagTATTGTTGGGGAAATCATTTTATAAAGATCTATTAGATGCTGTTGATTGAACTTCTGTTGAGTTTTATATTCTTGTTGGTTTTCTGTATAGTTGTTCTATCCATTGTTGAGAGAGGTATGTTGAGGTTTCCAACTGAAAATTTCCATCACTATTTGAAAAGAAGACTGGTATCTATGGCAGATATCTGTTccttaattattcattttttaataattattcttattttactagGTTTTTTTCATTGTAACTTGGGCTAATGAGGAGACTAGTCTTTCAAAAAGGTGAGGAGATAAAAAATTCataagacagtgtgtgtgtgcgtggggcAGGGTTGTGTCAAGGCTTTGGGCATTCTGAAGACATTGCCTCAATCAGCACCTTCACTTGTTGTGACCCAAATGTTACACTTAAAAAGATAGTTTTAGATCCTGACCAAACATCCAACAGaagtatcattttatttctttccctttgccTTTCATCTCTTCCCTGAAAGATATGTGATATAAGATTTTGTATTCTTAGAGCCTGAAAGGATCCTTAGGACACAATCTCGTATCTGCTTGGTTTTTACCCCATAGACAATAGGGTTCATAGTGGGAGGTAGGAGCAGGTAAATATTGGCCACAATGATGTGACAAGATGAAGGAATTGTATGGCTCCCAAAgcgattaaaaaagaaacagaagaaggcTGGGCTGTAGGAGAAAACTATAGCACAGATGTGGGCAGTGCAGGTGCTGAACGCCTTCCTCCGAGCTTCCGCTGAGGAGAGGCTGACCACTGCCCGGAGGATCATGGTGTaagagatggtgatgcacaggatGTCAAAGCCTCCAATTAGGAAGGCAGCCATCAGACCATAGATAACATTGATCTTGATATTTCCACAAGATAGCTTGGCTACAGATAGCTGGTCACAGTAGGTATGGTGTATTATGTTGCCTCTGCAGTAGGGTAGTTGCTTGGTGAAGAAAACCAAGGGAATGATGAGAAATACTGCTCTCAGCAAAGTGGCAACCCCAACCTTTGCAATGACAGGATTGGTGAGGATAGTTGAATAGCGCAGAGGGTAGCAGATGGCCACATAGTGGTCCAGGGCCATAAGCATGAGCaccccagattccatccctgtgAAGGTGTGAATAAAGAACATCTGGACCAAACATTCTTCAAAGCTGATTTCCTTGAGTTGAAACCAGAAGATGCAAAGAGCTTTAGGGGTGGTACTAGAGCACATGACAAGGTCAGTTAGGGAAAGCATGGCCAAGAAGTAATACATGGGTCTGTGTAGTGAGTCCTCATAGTGAATGAGGTAGAGGAGTCCACAGTTCCCTACCATAGCTACAACATACATGGAGcagaatgggaaggaaa from Budorcas taxicolor isolate Tak-1 chromosome 15, Takin1.1, whole genome shotgun sequence includes the following:
- the LOC128059856 gene encoding olfactory receptor 52N4-like, yielding MIMLNQTDVTPACFILNGVPGLEDMHMWVSFPFCSMYVVAMVGNCGLLYLIHYEDSLHRPMYYFLAMLSLTDLVMCSSTTPKALCIFWFQLKEISFEECLVQMFFIHTFTGMESGVLMLMALDHYVAICYPLRYSTILTNPVIAKVGVATLLRAVFLIIPLVFFTKQLPYCRGNIIHHTYCDQLSVAKLSCGNIKINVIYGLMAAFLIGGFDILCITISYTMILRAVVSLSSAEARRKAFSTCTAHICAIVFSYSPAFFCFFFNRFGSHTIPSSCHIIVANIYLLLPPTMNPIVYGVKTKQIRDCVLRILSGSKNTKSYITYLSGKR